The following coding sequences lie in one Bacteroidota bacterium genomic window:
- a CDS encoding endonuclease domain-containing protein — protein sequence MRTRNLPRQKPTRQHFRSHGTSAEAVLWVFLQRRQLRGRKFRRQHGIGSYIVDFYYRAESLVIELDGSVHDTPERTAYDAERQRHLEAEGLRVLCFRNEAVFTDAYAVLEAIAATFTP from the coding sequence ATGCGTACGCGCAACCTCCCACGCCAGAAGCCGACCCGGCAGCACTTCCGCTCGCACGGCACGTCCGCCGAGGCGGTGCTGTGGGTCTTCCTGCAACGCCGCCAACTCCGCGGGCGCAAGTTCCGCCGCCAGCACGGCATCGGGTCGTACATCGTGGACTTCTACTACCGCGCCGAGTCGCTCGTGATCGAGCTCGACGGCAGCGTCCACGACACGCCCGAGCGCACCGCCTACGACGCCGAACGCCAGCGTCACCTCGAAGCGGAGGGCCTCCGCGTGCTGTGCTTCCGCAACGAGGCCGTCTTCACGGATGCGTATGCGGTGCTGGAGGCCATCGCTGCGACGTTCACCCCCTGA
- a CDS encoding heavy metal-binding domain-containing protein: MLVSTTSSLDGRPVTEYLGLVSGEAILGANVVRDFFAGIRDVIGGRSGAYERELRKAKDIALDEMTDAATDLGADAVIGVDLDYQTVGQGMLMVTASGTAVRLR, translated from the coding sequence ATGCTCGTCAGCACCACCTCGTCCCTCGATGGCCGTCCCGTCACGGAGTACCTCGGCCTCGTCTCAGGCGAGGCGATTCTCGGCGCGAACGTGGTCCGTGACTTCTTCGCGGGCATCCGCGACGTGATTGGCGGGCGCTCCGGGGCCTACGAGCGCGAGTTGCGCAAGGCCAAGGACATCGCGCTCGACGAGATGACAGACGCTGCCACCGACCTCGGAGCCGATGCTGTGATTGGCGTCGACCTTGACTACCAGACGGTCGGACAGGGCATGCTCATGGTCACAGCTTCCGGCACGGCGGTCCGCCTCCGCTGA